The following nucleotide sequence is from Vicingaceae bacterium.
TTTAATATATTTTCTTCAATTTTTGTATAATCTGAAAGTATCAATGCTTTGTCCTTTTTAACACATACATCATGTTCATAATGTGCAGATAAGCTTCCGTCAGCAGTGGCAATGGTCCATCCGTCGCTCAATTGTTTTACTTTTTTGCTTCCAAAATTAACCATCGGTTCTATAGCTATCACCATTCCTTCACATAATTTAACTCCGTGACCTCTCTTTCCATAATTAGGCACTTCCGGTTCTTCATGTAAATTTTTTCCAAGTCCATGACCGACCAATTCACGCACAACCGAAAACCCATTGGATTCTGCATGTGATTGAATGGCGTAACCTATATCTCCTATTCTTTTCCCTTCAACGGCTTGTTCGATCCCTTTGTAGAGCGCTTCTTTGGTTACCTTCATTAATTTTTGGGCTTCATCACTCACATTTCCGATAGCAAACGTGTATGCCACATCACCATGAAATCCATTCAAAAAAACACCACAATCTATCGATACTATATCACCTTCCTTTAATGGCTCTTTTGAAGGAAACCCATGCACAACCTTGTCATTCACAGAAGTACATAAAGTGAATGGATATCCA
It contains:
- the map gene encoding methionine aminopeptidase, which gives rise to MIYIKTEEEIELIKKSSLLVCETLAYLASLLKPGITTLELDKLAEKFIRDHGGVPSFKGYHGYPFTLCTSVNDKVVHGFPSKEPLKEGDIVSIDCGVFLNGFHGDVAYTFAIGNVSDEAQKLMKVTKEALYKGIEQAVEGKRIGDIGYAIQSHAESNGFSVVRELVGHGLGKNLHEEPEVPNYGKRGHGVKLCEGMVIAIEPMVNFGSKKVKQLSDGWTIATADGSLSAHYEHDVCVKKDKALILSDYTKIEENILKNENIYG